A segment of the Terribacillus aidingensis genome:
CTAGCTCTGCTGTTTCCCCTACAGAATCTGATACAACATAGACGATAGGTTTCTCCATCGGTTCCCCTCCTGGATATATTTACATAAGTTCATTTCGAGCAAGTTCCACAAAAGCCTTTGTGATCGTTGTCTTTGTAATACGTCCAACTACTTTGGCACCTGCCTCAGTTGATCTTTCTATGACCGGAAGACTGTCGATTTGTTTATCAATCAACCGATTGGCCGCTTCCACCAGCAATTCATCCGGATAACAAACGGCTACGTTCGGCATCCTCGTCATGATGATATGAACTGGAATTTCCTGCAGTACCTGATTGCCGATACTTGCTCGCAGCAGATCCTTACGAGAAACGACTCCAACGAGATTGTTGTCTTGATCGACTGCAAAAAGCGTTCCGACATCACTCAGGAACATTGCACTGATCGCGTCATAAGCTGAATCATCCTCTTTGACGACAATCGGCATCGATTGGAAGGTCTCTACTTTGTATTTCATCAGTTTTTCTGTAATGATTTCTGAACCTGTTTTACCCGTATAGAAGTAACCAACACGCGGTCTTGCATCCAGGAAACCTACCATTGTCAGGATCGCCAAATCCGGACGCAAAGTCGCCCGTGTCAGATTAAGCCGCTCCGCGATCTGTTCTCCTGTAATCGGACCCGCTTCTTTCACAATCGCGATAATCTGCTGTTGTCTTTTAGACAAATCCATGTTCATCACCTCTATCCAAGAACTGCCCTCATTGGACCTGTTTCCACTGTACTTTTGTCACATCTGCATAGCTGAGAATCAGTGCAGCCAATTGGTTCAATAATGATAAGCGGTTCGTTTTTAATTTTTCATCCTCTGCCATGACCATTGTATGGTCGAAGAATGCATGGATAGTGTCAGCGAACGCTGCCAGCGTATCCAGAGCTTCTTTCGCTTGACGGTTGCTTGCAGCTTCCATATAAGCTTTTTTGTTCTCATCGAGCTTGCTGTAGAGCTGCTTCTCGTATTCATTTTCGAATAACGCTTCCTCTACCCCATGATCAGCACCTTTTTTAGCAAGGTTGATGACGCGTCCCAATGCTTCCTGAGTTGGTTTGAAGCTCTCATCCTGACGCAATACTTGCAATGTTTTCGCTTTAGCAAGTGTGTACGGATAGTTACCGATTTGTACAGAAAGAACGGCTTCCACAACATCATGAGAGATACCTTCTTCTTTCAGCAATTGAGAAGCACGCTGGTGGAAGAAATTGCGAATATCTTCTGTATAGGTATCCTTTTCAACAGTCGGCAAAGCTTGCTGCTCAAACAATTCCACTGTGCGATCGACTATCTCTTCTACCGTGATCTGCCAGTCTGTCTTCAACAGCATTTGGATGATACCAATTGCCTGACGGCGTAAACCATAAGGATCCTGTGAACCAGTCGGAACATTGCCGATTACCATGCTTCCAACGATTGTGTCCAGTTTATCGGCAATGCTGACAATCGTACCTTCCACAGACTCAGGAAGCTCTCCATGAGAGGAAAGCGGCATATACTGTTCGCGAATTGCTTGGGCTACTTCTTCAGCTTCGCCGAAGTGGCGTGCATATTTCTCACCCATGATACCTTGAAGTTCAGTGAATTCGTTCACCATATTCGTCACAAGGTCAAATTTGGCGATGCTTGCAGCGCGCTCTGCTCGAGCTGACGTTTCCGAATCGATAGCTGCAGCTTCACTAATCATCTTCGCAATCTTCGTTACTCGGTCCACTTTATCCTGCAAGGTACCGAGTTCTACTTGATACACCATTTTAGACAGCTTTTCTTGCGCTTTCTCAATCGGCTGCGCTTTATCCTCCGCATAGAAGAATTCGGCATCCTGAAGTCTGGCACGAAGCACCTTTTCGTTTCCGCGTGCTACATTCTCCAAATGATCGCTGTTTCCGTTACGTACACCGATGAAATGCGGTAACAGCTGCCCAGACGTGTCTGTAACTGGGAAGTAACGCTGATGTTCCTTCATGCTCGTAATCAGCACTTCTTGCGGCAAATCCAGGAAGCTGGCAGCAAAATCGCCATGGAATACAGTCGGGTATTCCACCAAATACAGCACTTCCTCCAAAAGATCTTCATCAATTGGAATTTGCCAGCCGTTTGCAGTTTCCAATTGACGAATACCATCGATGATCATCTGTTGACGCTTCTCCTGATCCACAATAACAAATTGCTCTTCCAGTACAGATGCATAAACAGAAGGATTATCAATTGTAGCTGTTTTTCCAAGGAATCGATGACCGTAAGTAAGATTTGATGATGCTGTTCCCGCTATCTCCATTGGAATGACCGCTTCACCATACAATGCTACGATCCAGCGAATTGGTCGTGCATAACGCAAGCTGCCGGATCCCCAGCGCATATTCTTAGGGAAATGCAGACTGAGCAGCACATCTTTGAAAGCTGGAAGCAAGTCTGTAGCATGCTGACCTTTGACAAACTTCTTCACAAAGATATATTCTGTTCCATCCACGTCTTTCGTATAGATATCATCAACTGAAGCACCTTGACCGCGCGTGAAACCTTGTGCTGCCTTCGACCATTGTCCTGCTTCATCTTTTGCGATTCGAAGTGCAGGTCCTTTCACTTCTTCTTCGATGTCAGGCTGCTTATCGGAAAGTGCTAGGATTGAAACAGCCACACGTCTCGGTGTTGCTTGTACAAGTACCTTTTCAAAGGAGAGACCCAGCTCATTCAGCCATGCTGTCGTTTTGGTTTCTAACTGCTCAATCGTGCCAGGCAAAAACCGTGCTGGCATTTCTTCTAAGCCAATTTCGAAAAGTACATCCTTATTTTGCATGCTCATCCGCTCCTTCTTTCAGCATTGGGAAGCCAAGTCGTTCCCGTTCTGCTACATAGCTCTTCGCAATGGATCTGGCCAAGTTACGTACTCTGCCGATATAACCAGTTCGCTCTGTCACTGAGATGGCGCCTTTGGCATCGAGCAAGTTGAATGTGTGGGAACATTTCAACACGTAATCATACGCAGGGAAGACAAGCCCTTGATCCATGATCCGCTTCGCTTCTTTTTCGTACATATCAAACAGCTGGAACAGCATGTCTGTATCAGATTCTTTAAAAGTATATGTGCTATGCTCAAACTCCGGCTGCTTGAAGATATCAGCTACTGTAACGCCATCTGTCCATTCGAGCTCGAAAACATTCTCTTTATCTTGAATGTAAGAAGCAAGTCGTTCCAGACCATATGTAATCTCAACGGAAACGGGTTTTGCTTCCAAGCCGCCGATTTGCTGGAAATACGTGAACTGCGTGATTTCCATACCATCAAGCCAAACCTCCCAGCCAAGTCCAGCGGCACCAAGTGTCGGGTTCTCCCAGTTATCCTCAACAAAACGGATATCATGCTTCAATGGATCGATGCCCAACTTGCGAAGAGAGTCCAAGTATAGTTCCTGGATATTGTCTGGTGAAGGCTTCATGATCACCTGGAATTGATGATGCTGGTATAAACGGTTCGGGTTTTCCCCGTATCGGCCATCAGCTGGGCGTCGGGAAGGCTCTACATAAGCTACGTTCCACGGTTCAGGTCCAAGGCTGCGCAATAAAGTCATAGGGCTCATTGTTCCTGCCCCTTTTTCTACATCATACGCCTGCATCAATAGACAGCCCTGGTCTGACCAATGCTTTTGTAACGTCAAAATCATATTTTGGATATTCATCGGATTCCCTCCATCTTCTTTTCATCAACGTCTGGATGGACAAAGAAAAATCCCGTCCTTATGCTGCTTAAACAGCATAGGGACGGGATTACCGCGGTTCCACCCTAATTGCTCCCAAATGGAAGCCACTCTTTTTTCCTTTTGCTCCAAAGCGCCTTCTCCGTCTGTCTTTGTTCTGGCTCCCACTATCCCAGATTCGCTATGCAAAGGACCGGACGGATACTACTCTTCTTCAACGCAAGCCGTCGATTTTGTTACTATCATACTAAATGGCCGCACTAATTGTCAACAAACCTTTATTGAAGTTTATCTAATTGTGCAAGGAACTTCTTGCTTTTCAGGAAATAACCACCGTACCGATCATAATAAGTATCAAGCAGCTCGTTTAGAAGCCGTTTAGTTTCTGGCTTCACCGAAATATTGCCAATCCTGGAAATATCGATACTCGAAAATAGCTGCAGAAGCTTCGTTACTTTTTCTGATAATACATATGCATCCGGGTCAAGATGCATACAGCGTCTGCAAAGCATACCGCCTTCCGGTACGGAAAACCGGAAAGGCAGCTCCGTATTTCCGCAATTAACGCATTGATGCACTGTCGGCGCAAAACCACCGCGGCGGAACATCTTCAATTCATAAATGATTCGCAAAACATCTGCATCCTTGCCGTCATTGATCCACTCCATCACCTGCAGCAGCTGGCGGAATAAATCAGGATCAGGCTTATTATTATCTGTCAGCTTGTCTGTCATTTCCGCTATATAAGACGCATAAGCTGTTTTGACGATATCTTCACGGATCGACCGGAAGCTTTGCAGAGGTTCTCCTTGCTGCATGGCTCCCATGCCCGAGCCAAGCTGTACTAGAAATGACCCAAAGATGAATGGCTGCGCAATGGCAGCCATCCTGCTTTTCGGTTTCTTTGCACCTCTTGCCATCACAGCGATCTTGCCGCGATCTTCTGTGAATATGGTAATGATTTTATGTGTTTCCCCATAATCCTGTGTGCGCAGGATTATTCCTTCTACGTTTTGGAGCAACGCTCTCTCCCCAGTCCAGTTGCTTACATTTTAGATTGAAGCCGATTATAAGTCGGGAGCTCAATGATGTTATTTTGCTCCGGAGGTAATAGTGAATTGTACATTGTTTCGATTTCTTTCATCAATAAGTAGGTTTCGATACTCCCGGTCTTGCTAAAGATTTGCCAATGGAAATCAATCACAGGAAGTCCACCTTTCTATGCTTTTTTTAAGAAATGAATATACAAAACATTCTCCTAGTTAGGATGACACCTTCTCCTCAATCCATGTGCTTCAAATATTACCAGCTATCAATATTCTTCACGGCTGAAACCGTAATCATTGAGCTGCGCTTGCTTATTACGCCAATCAGGCTGTACTTTAACCCAAAGTTCGAGAAATACCTTACTGCCAAGCAGCATCTCTATATCTCTACGCGCCAGCTTACCGACTTGTTTGAGCATACTGCCCTGCTTTCCGATGATGATCCCTTTTTGGGATTTTCGTTCCGTGATGATCGTAGCTTGGATAAATACCTTCTCCGTCGTGCTGTGGCGATTCTCGATTGCTTCAATGACAACAGCGATCGAATGCGGTATCTCCTCCCGTGTCAAATGCAGTACCTTCTCACGAATGAGCTCACTTATAACGAAGCGCTCCGGGTGATCCGTCACTTGGTCTTCCGGGTAATATTGCGGCCCCTCTGGCAGATAACCTTTTAACGTTTCAAGTAAATGCGCCGTATTATTGCCTTCCAGCGCACTGATTGGGACAATTTCTGTGAAGTCCAACTTGTCCTTATACAGCTCGATAAGTTCGAGCAGCTTATCCGGATGGACCTTATCAATTTTATTCAGTACCAGGAAAACTGGGTTGTTGACTTTCTGCAGTCGTTCAAGGATGAATTGATCCCCTCTGCCATAGCCTTCCTCGGCATTGACCATGAACATGACAGCGTCCACTTCATTCATTGTGTTCTCTGCTGTCTTCACCATAAAATCTCCGAGCTTATGCTTCGGTTTGTGGATACCAGGCGTATCAATAAAGATGAATTGTGCATCATCCTGCGTGAGCACCCCTTGAATCCGGTTACGCGTCGTCTGCGGCTTATCACTCATAATAGAGATCTTCTGACCGACAAAACGATTTAATAAAGTTGATTTCCCAACATTGGGTCTCCCGATGATGGAAATGAAACCTGAGCGAAATTCTTTCTCCATGCTGTTATATTCC
Coding sequences within it:
- the era gene encoding GTPase Era, which produces MEKEFRSGFISIIGRPNVGKSTLLNRFVGQKISIMSDKPQTTRNRIQGVLTQDDAQFIFIDTPGIHKPKHKLGDFMVKTAENTMNEVDAVMFMVNAEEGYGRGDQFILERLQKVNNPVFLVLNKIDKVHPDKLLELIELYKDKLDFTEIVPISALEGNNTAHLLETLKGYLPEGPQYYPEDQVTDHPERFVISELIREKVLHLTREEIPHSIAVVIEAIENRHSTTEKVFIQATIITERKSQKGIIIGKQGSMLKQVGKLARRDIEMLLGSKVFLELWVKVQPDWRNKQAQLNDYGFSREEY
- a CDS encoding helix-turn-helix transcriptional regulator, yielding MDLSKRQQQIIAIVKEAGPITGEQIAERLNLTRATLRPDLAILTMVGFLDARPRVGYFYTGKTGSEIITEKLMKYKVETFQSMPIVVKEDDSAYDAISAMFLSDVGTLFAVDQDNNLVGVVSRKDLLRASIGNQVLQEIPVHIIMTRMPNVAVCYPDELLVEAANRLIDKQIDSLPVIERSTEAGAKVVGRITKTTITKAFVELARNELM
- the glyQ gene encoding glycine--tRNA ligase subunit alpha, whose translation is MNIQNMILTLQKHWSDQGCLLMQAYDVEKGAGTMSPMTLLRSLGPEPWNVAYVEPSRRPADGRYGENPNRLYQHHQFQVIMKPSPDNIQELYLDSLRKLGIDPLKHDIRFVEDNWENPTLGAAGLGWEVWLDGMEITQFTYFQQIGGLEAKPVSVEITYGLERLASYIQDKENVFELEWTDGVTVADIFKQPEFEHSTYTFKESDTDMLFQLFDMYEKEAKRIMDQGLVFPAYDYVLKCSHTFNLLDAKGAISVTERTGYIGRVRNLARSIAKSYVAERERLGFPMLKEGADEHAK
- the recO gene encoding DNA repair protein RecO, which codes for MLQNVEGIILRTQDYGETHKIITIFTEDRGKIAVMARGAKKPKSRMAAIAQPFIFGSFLVQLGSGMGAMQQGEPLQSFRSIREDIVKTAYASYIAEMTDKLTDNNKPDPDLFRQLLQVMEWINDGKDADVLRIIYELKMFRRGGFAPTVHQCVNCGNTELPFRFSVPEGGMLCRRCMHLDPDAYVLSEKVTKLLQLFSSIDISRIGNISVKPETKRLLNELLDTYYDRYGGYFLKSKKFLAQLDKLQ
- the glyS gene encoding glycine--tRNA ligase subunit beta, which encodes MQNKDVLFEIGLEEMPARFLPGTIEQLETKTTAWLNELGLSFEKVLVQATPRRVAVSILALSDKQPDIEEEVKGPALRIAKDEAGQWSKAAQGFTRGQGASVDDIYTKDVDGTEYIFVKKFVKGQHATDLLPAFKDVLLSLHFPKNMRWGSGSLRYARPIRWIVALYGEAVIPMEIAGTASSNLTYGHRFLGKTATIDNPSVYASVLEEQFVIVDQEKRQQMIIDGIRQLETANGWQIPIDEDLLEEVLYLVEYPTVFHGDFAASFLDLPQEVLITSMKEHQRYFPVTDTSGQLLPHFIGVRNGNSDHLENVARGNEKVLRARLQDAEFFYAEDKAQPIEKAQEKLSKMVYQVELGTLQDKVDRVTKIAKMISEAAAIDSETSARAERAASIAKFDLVTNMVNEFTELQGIMGEKYARHFGEAEEVAQAIREQYMPLSSHGELPESVEGTIVSIADKLDTIVGSMVIGNVPTGSQDPYGLRRQAIGIIQMLLKTDWQITVEEIVDRTVELFEQQALPTVEKDTYTEDIRNFFHQRASQLLKEEGISHDVVEAVLSVQIGNYPYTLAKAKTLQVLRQDESFKPTQEALGRVINLAKKGADHGVEEALFENEYEKQLYSKLDENKKAYMEAASNRQAKEALDTLAAFADTIHAFFDHTMVMAEDEKLKTNRLSLLNQLAALILSYADVTKVQWKQVQ